The segment CTCGCTCGACCTGGAGGATTTCGAGGACGCCGACCTGCAGGACCAGCTCGACCGCGCGCGACGGCAGATCGCCGGGCGCAGCTCGCTGCTCTCGCAACTGCTGCAGCAGGCGCAGGATGCGATCACGCTGGTGAGCTTTGCGGTGGGGCTGGCCGTCTACGCGCCGTGGCTGATCGTGCTGCTGGCGGTGGCACTGGTGCCGGCCTTCCTCGGCGAGTTCCACTTCAACGCGCAGAGCTACGCGGTGAACTACCAGTGGACGCCCGAGCGGCGCGAGCTGGATTACCTGCGCATGGTCGGCGCCAGCGCGTCCAACGCCAAGGAGGTGAAGAGCTTCGGCCTCAACCGTTTCCTGATCGACCGCTACCGTGTGCTGTCGCAGTCGATCTACCTGGCCAACCGCCGCATCGCGCTGCGCCGTGCCAGCTGGGGCGGGCTGTTCACCACGCTGGGCACGATGGGCTACTACGCGGCCTACGCGTTCATCGCCTGGCGCACGGTCACCGGCGCGTTCTCGATCGGCGACCTGACCTTCCTCTCCACCTCGTTCCGCCGCCTGCGCACGCTGCTGGAAACCCTGCTCACCGGCTTCTCGCAGGTGGCCGGCCAGGCGCTGTACCTCGACGATCTGTTCTCGTTCTTCCGGATCCAGCCGGAGATCCTCTCACCGCCGAATCCACGGCCGTTCCCGCGGCCGCTGCGCGAGGGCTTTGTGTTCGAGGACGTGGGCTTCCGCTATCCGGACGCCGAGCGCTGGGCGGTACGCCATCTCAGCTTCACCCTGCGCGCCGGCGAAGTGCTGGCGCTGGTCGGCGAGAACGGTGCGGGCAAGACCACCCTGGTCAAGCTGCTGTCGCGCCTGTACGACCCGGACGAGGGGCGCATCCTGCTCGACGGCCACCTGCTGGCCGAGTACGACCTGGAAGACCTGCGGCTGAACATCGGGGTGATCTTCCAGGACTTCGTGCGCTATTACTTCAACGCCTCGGACAACATCGCCGTGGGCCGCATCGAGGCACGCGAGGACGAGCCGCGCATCAGCGATGCCGCCCAGCGCAGCCTCGCCGACCAGGTGATCGGCAAGCTGCCGAAGGGCTACGCGCAGATGCTCGGCAAGCTGTTCAAGGGCGGCGTGGACCTGTCCGGCGGCGAGTGGCAGAAGGTCGCCATTGCCCGCGCCTACATGCGCGATGCGCCGCTGCTGATCCTCGACGAGCCCACCGCCGCGCTCGACGCGCGTTCGGAGTACGAGGTGTTTCAGCGCTTCAAGGAGCTGTCGCACGGCAAGACCGCGGTGATCATCTCGCACCGCTTCTCCACCGTGCGCATGGCCGACCGGATCATCGTGCTGGAGGGCGGGCGGGTGGCCGAGTCCGGCTCGCACGACGAGCTCGTCGCCGCCGGCGGCCACTACGCCGAGCTGTTCGAGCTGCAGGCGGCCGGCTACCGCTGAGCGCCTCGCCGGGCCGGCGATGCTGCATTGCGTCGGTACCTGCGGCGTCGAAAGTGCTACCAAGGTCGGCGCGGCAAAACGGCGGGATTCGTAAAGTTTTGCTGTCCACGACCGACATGCGGAGACCACCCGCGATTCCGGCAGAGGCCGGAGGCCGGTGGATGATGTCCCGCCGTTCGGCCGGTACATCCTCGCGACAGGACAAGGGCCGTCTCATGCGCACGTGGTTGGTACCGCTGAAAACCCGCATCGAATCCCTGGCGACGGAGTTCGCCGGCCGCTTCCCCGGCGACTTCGCGCTGGACGGCGGCAAGACCATCGCCGTCGGCGGACGCGACACACCGGTGTTGCGCAGCGGCGGCAAGCCGCTGAACCTGGACTTTTCGCTGCCGGACGGCTTTACCGCCGATCGCGGCGCCACCGCCACGGTGTTCGTGCGCAGCGGCGACGACTTCGTGCGGATCGCCACCTCGGTGAAGAAGAAGGACGGCACCCGCGCCGTCGGTACCTTGCTCGACCGCTCGCATCCGGCCTGGGCCAGGCTGCTGGCGGGCACCTCGTTCACCGGCTACGCGACGATCTTCGGCACCCAGTTCATGACCCGCTACGACCCGGTGTCCGACGCCGGCGGCGAGGTGATCGGCGCGCGCTACGTGGGGCTGGACGTCAGCCGCATGCGCAGCCTGGGCATGCCCTGGCGGGTGGCGCTGGCCACCGCAGCCTGCAACCTGGCGATCTGGCTGGTGCTGTGGTGGTGGCTGCCGAGCGGGCACACCAGCAAGGTGCTGCTGCTGGCGCTGTTGTCGTGCGGACTGGTGCCGGCGCTGGCCGGGTGGCTGGTCCAGCGCAACGTCAGCCGGCCGATGGTCGAGTGCCGGGAAGCGGCGGGCAAGATCGCCGCCGGCGACCTCAGCGCCCAGGTCGCGGTGGACCGGCGCGACGACGTCGGCCAGCTGCTGCAGGCGATCAACGGCATCAGCGTCGGCCTGGCCGACGTGGTGACCCAGGTGCGCCAGGCCAGCGACAGCATCCACACCGCCAGCGGCCAGATCGCCGGCGGCACCGCCGATCTCTCGCATCGCACGCAGGACCAGGCCGCCTCGCTGGAGGAGACTGCCGCGGCGATGGAGCAGCTCACCGCCACCGTGCGGCAGAACGCCGACCACGCCCGCGAGGCCGACGCCCTGGTGGCCAGCGCGGCGCAGCAGGCGAAGGAGGGCGGCGCGCTGGTCGAGCAGGCGGTCGCCAGCATGGGCGACATCAAGACCAGTTCCGAGCGCATCGGCGACATCGCCGGCCTGATCGACGGCATCGCGTTCCAGACCAACATCCTCGCGCTCAACGCCGCGGTGGAAGCCGCGCGCGCCGGCGAGCACGGCAAGGGCTTCGCCGTAGTGGCAGCCGAGGTACGCGAGCTGGCCCAGCGCGCCGCGGCGGCGGCACGCGAGATCAAGGGGCTGATCCAGAGCGCGGTGGCCACCGTCGATACCGGCGCCGACCTGGTCGACCGCGCTGGCGAGTCCACCCGTCGCATCGCCCAGGCCATCCAGAAATCGGCCGGCCTGATGAGCGAGATCGCCGCGGCCAGCGAGGAGCAGAGCAAGGGCATCGCCGAGGTTGGCTCGGCGGTCACCCAGATGGACGAGGCCACGCAGAGCAACGCCGCGCTGGTGGAACAATCCGAAGCCGCCTCGCACAGCCTCCAGGAGCAGGCCGAACGCCTGCGTCAGGCGGTGTCGGTGTTCCGCACCGCCGACCAGGTGTCGCGCGCGCCCTAGCCGTCACCTTGCTCCCTCTTCCCGTCGGGGAGAGGGTTGGGGTGAGTTGAGGGTGCTCGCCGCACGCCCACCCGCCGGCCTCACGCCCAGCCCCGGGCCGGCGTTGCGAGCGATAGCGTGCTACTTCGCCTCTGCCGGGTCGCGCGTCGGCACGCTGATGCTGCACAGGTCGATCTTGCCGGCCGGGCGCGTGTAGAACGCATCGCGGCGGTTGCGCTTGGCCTCGACCAGCCTGGCGAAGCTGGCGCTGTCGGTGCGCAGCACTTCCACCTTCGGCCGCTCGGCCGGCGGCAGGTCCGCGGCCAGCCGCACCGAGACGATCGGCGTGCGCTGCTCGGCCTTCTCGTAGAAGCCCAGCGGGCCGGTGCCGCGCGGCAGCGCGGAGAGGTATTCCATGCCATCGATCACCCGACCAGCCACCGCCAGGTTGCGGTCCAGCCCGCGCGGCGCCTGGCCGATGATCGCGTACAGCGAGTTGCCGTTGCCGGTGGTCGGCCCGACGTCGCGCGCCACGCCCACGGTGCCGTAGCAATGGGTGATCCACTCCTCCTTGCTGGCCGGGTCGCGTGCGACCGGGAAGCCTCCGGAGAAACCCACTTCCGGAGCGTACACGTCGCCATCGGGCAGGCGAGTGAAGGCCAGCTTCGGGTCCAGCGGACGGGTGAACTCCGGCGGCAGCGTCTTCTTCGCCGTGCCGAGCGGCTTCATCTTCGAGCGATCCGCGTTGTCGTCGTCGTAGGGGTCGCCCCATTGCGTGACGAAGTTGTCCTGCACGCGGATGATTGCCAGCCCGTCGAAGTAATGCTCGTGCGCCAGGGTGCGGATGTTCGCCGCATGCAGCGGCGTGAAATCCGGCGCCAGCTCGATCAGCACCCGGTGCCCCCCGGCCAGCGTCATCACCAGCAGGTTGTCCGGATCCGGCGTACGCCACTCGGCCGGCTTCGACGCGGCAAGGATCTCCTTCGGCGTCAGCGAGGGCTTCGGCTTGGCCTGGTCGGCCAGCGCAGGCAGCGAGGCGAGCAGGCAGGCGGCGAGGGCAAGAGCGAGTGCGGTCGGGTGGAAGGTCGGCATGGTTTCCCCTGTTGGCGGTGGTGCAAGCGAGTGACGGTAACAGAGGGGCGCCGGGAGGCCGCAACGTACCGTTTGAGGTGAACCTGTCCCCGTTACGTTGCGGCGCCGGACCCATTCGCTTCCATCGCTGCACCTGCGCAACCGTCAGGGCGCTGGCTCGTACCAGCGACGGATATAAGCATTGAAGCGATCCTGATATCGGTGCTCGTAGCACTCTTTCGGCGTGCGGTAAGTACCCCGATCGTCTGGGGATGGATCGCCATCTGGTCTGGCGGGTGCCCCCGTGATCCTCGGGCGGATCGATCTCAACACCGCCGGGTAATAGGTCGGCAGCGAGCCGGCGGCGACTTCTTCGTCCATCTTCCGTGCGACGTCCTTCTGGAAGCCCGGGTCACTGTCCGCGTGCGCCACCAGAATCAGCATGGCGCTGGCAGCGTCATCCCCCACCTGGCGAGGGGTGGGGAATCCATATTTCGAAACAATGGTTTTCAGTCCGGCGAGATTGGCCGCATCCACCTCCCTGACATTTTCCCAGGCCGAGCTTTTCCGGTCGCGCATCGCGACTGCGATCGCCCGGGCGTTCTGGTCCAGCCGGATCATCGCCATGATGCTCAGAAGCAGCCGCTGGTCGGGCACCTCTGGAATCGAGGAAAGCTGATCGCTGAAAGTGGTCGGCGAGGCCGGAGACCAGGCGCATTGGTCCTTGGCTTCCTGCGCAGCGTGTCGCTGGGCGGCCAGGCGCAGCTGCCAGATCTGGTGATTCTCGTACTCGGAATAGCCACCGGCGAGCAGTTTTCCTGGGAGAAGCCAGGCCAGGACAAGGGCGGCGCATCCGATCTTCTGCAGGCAATCCATGGGGTGTATCTCCTTCGGTGCAAACCGGCTGCGTGGAATATAGGCTAGGGCTTGCTTGCTTCACACGCGGCCCCGGGCATGGCTGTTCCCGGTGGATTGTGATGACGGGATCAGGAGGCTGGCATGAGCTATGTGCGATCGAGCAGTAGCCTACCCATGGCGCTCTCCATGGATGTCTCGGCATTCGCGGGCGTTCTTCTCGCGCTGCTGGTGATGATGCTGGTGATCCAGCCGGATACCCGCGTCGTCCGTCCCGGCATCTCGGATCTTGGCGAGTGCTCCGGAGGGGACGACGATTACTGCGGCGTCAGCTGGCGCACGGTGATCATTCCGGCCTCCGGAAAGCCGTATCTGGCCGACGAGCCGGATGTCGCCATGGCCCCCTGAGACACGCTGGCTGGGCGGCTTCGGCCCGGCAAGTCAGGGACCGTCGTCGGCTGGCTGGTCAAGCCGGCCGACGGAGCGCGGGTCGAGGCGGTGGTCGATGCGATACACCATCTGCGTGCGTAGCAGTCAGGGCCTGTCGCGCTGACGGGCGAGACGCCCTAGGCGACGGCGGCAGGATCTATCTGCCTCACTTGTCGGAACGGACCTGCTCCCGTTCCGGTCCCGGGCTTGCTGACCTATTCAGGTGCCGATTCCTTCTGGCTCATGCGTTTCGTTGCGCGCCACGCGTCACGAGCGGTGCGGACAGTCTCCAGCCGCGCGGCCTGTGCTTCACTGAGTGGCGCATGCCGGGCCCTCCTCAGCAGCTTCTCGAACAGGTATCCCGACCGGAAGAAATACGGGCGGAGCTCGACGAAGCAGATCGCTGCCTCCAGCGTCTCCGGGTCGCCCGCGGCCAGTCGTTCGAAGGCCCCGTCGAGCCCGCCCGGGAACGCCAGCCGATCGTAGCGGGCATGAAACTCCTCGCAGGCGCGCTGCCATTGCTGGCGCTTTGCCTCACTCTGGCCGCGCTCGCGAACGGTCTCGTGGATGCGGCCGTGCAGCCTCGCGATCTCGTCCGCGTTCCTGCGGATCTGCGCTTTCAGTCGGTCGGCGGCATCGGTCATGGCGGCGCCAGCGGCTTGGTCATGGGGATGCAGGCCAAGGTGACACCGAGTGACGAGCGATAGGTGGATGTAGCTTCGCCTGCGAATCCGAGGCGCCGATAGAACGGCGCCGCGTTGAGGGTGGCGTCGAGATGGATGGAGGTCAGGCCGGCCGCCTGCGCAAGACACTCGAGGTGGCTCATCAGTGCTCGCCCGACGCCGCGCCCCATCCAGTCGGGCCGCACGAAGATCGCATCGATCTTCCCGGAGGCGAGGTCGATCATGCCCGTGCCCACCACGCCGCCGTCGATCTCCGCGACGTGGAATGCATCGGCCACGCGGAGGGCAAACAACTCGGACATCTCGCCCGAGGTCCAGATCGCCAGGTCCTGCTCCGGGTAGTACCCCGCGCACTGGGTAAGGATCGCCTCGCGTCGGATGGCGAAGGCGGTGGGTGCGTCTGCAAGGGTGGCTGTGCGGATGCGTATGGCTTCCACCGAAGACAATGGGCCGCGCCTACGTCGATCAACCATGGATTATAAGTGAACCCGACCCCGTTAATTTCTGCGCGTAGTACCCCGTGCACTGGGTAAGGATCGCCTCGCGCCGGATGGCGAAGGCGATGGGTGCGTCTGCGAGGGTGGCTTTGCGGATGTACGTGGTCCTCATGCGGATCGATTGGCCGGGTTGGGTACGCCTATCACTTGGGGGTGGCCCTGTTCGATTCATCGTAATCGAACAGGACATGGTGTCTGCTATCGGCCAGGAACGGATGGCCGCCCGGCTGCGTCAATGCATCTGGCCTCTCTCCAAAACAGCAAGGCGTACCTATTGATCATCGAAATAGGCCAGCCGATCTGCTACAGACTGTAGATGCTTCAGCACACGGTCGCGGTTGCCAGGATAGCGATTAATAAACATCGGGCTCGGGTGCGGCATGACCATGAGTTCTATATCCGGGCGCACGTCCTGAATGACATTCCGCGTATACAGTGCCTTTTTGCCCACGAGCACGACTATACGAAGCAGATGGAGCGTCTTGAGAAGCTCTTTGAGCCACGCATCTGCCTCGTGCACATCATCGCGTTTCGCCGGACGAATTTTGGTGCCTGACCCTATGTACCAAGGCACCGCATTCCAGATGATGGTGCGGCGGCGATCAATTCCTGCTTCTTGATTAAGTAGGTAAAAGTTCTTGGCCGTTTCGTCGGGGTTGTTGCGGGAGATGAATCCGCTAGCAACCGCTTTCGGGCCAGGAGCTTCAAGCAGGAACATAACTTGCGCGGACTCGCCACCGTCAAGGGGGTCAAAGTCGGGGACTTTGTAGAAGGGGCCCTTCGCATCACGTATGAGCTTCACAAAGCCAGCCAAGGCAGCCATGTGAGATTTCGAAAGCATCGCGGAACGTGCGCTCCGCTCTAACTCGTTTGCGAGTGATTTGGGGGCATCCATCGAGCTGAATTCCAATGTCTAACGTTCGACATGAGCGTCTGCTTGGGGCGCCCCTTCGGGGCATCCTCGGTCGCGGCCATGATCGCAAGGGCTGCCTGCGGCCAGGAGCGGTCACTCAGCCGCCACGATTTAGCCGGAGGCGGGAGCAGCGCAGATCGGGCATGATGCATGCCTGCCTTTGAGGTCACAAGGGACGGTCGCCATGCATGCCAGTGCTACACAGATCTCCGACTGGGTCTTGGCTCGAGCCAGCCACACACAGCGCCATTACTTTAGCTACTTGGCTGTCCAAGTTGCGAACTATACGGTGCTCATCAAGGGCGTACTCCACATCAACGACACCGGCACCTTCTCCGCTCCGAACGAATACGTATGTGCTGACATCGTCGCGGGCTATGTCGAGATCCATCATTCGGAATTGCAATCATTTTGTGACTCCATCTCCAACGGATACATCATTATTCACCACCGCCGACTCGTCATGTCGGCCTCAGGGCTTGATCGAAGGCCCACTGTATTGACACCACCAAGCTCCCCGGGGCAATACGAGCAAACGCGCCTAGACACATGGAAGCTGATTGGTGAACTTCATGAGCTAAATTTGGATGCGGCGTATGACTGGGCACTGAAAGCGGGGGATCCACCTTACGACACACTGCTTGAATTGGTGCAGACCTATCGACTTGGGCCAATCCACGACGAATGCACGGTCGACTTGGTTGCATGGCAGGTAGTCCTTATTGATAACCTTTCGACTAACGACGGCCAAGTCGCCCTCATCAAAGTAAGAACGTTCGATAGTATCGATACAAACCAAATCAGCGTCGGCTACCGAACGGTCACAAAGGGAATCGCTCGCGATAGAGGAACCGTTCTCGGGAAAGACATCCCATGGCGTAAAGACGACAACTTCTTACTCGGTGACTTGGCTATTGCCGTCGAGCGCGGGGAGTGGGTTCAGTGCTACGCAAGATACGGCGGCCGCGCACAGCACCAATACTGGGTTCTTGATCCGAACACATCACAGAATCCTCGCAGAGCCGTATGGGAAATCAGTGACCCCAAGATTGAGCGCCTAACGAAGTGGATGCACGCCAAGGGAGATAAAAAGAGGCAGAGCGATTTTGAGCGAGCGATAGCTGTCACCGGATGGATGCTAGGTTTCGGCCCTCAGTACTTCGACCGCGAGAGTGGCTATAACACCAATGAGCCAGATGCGGTCTTCGCCTGTGACAGGGGAATCATGGTCGTTGAATGCACTCTTGAGCCGTTCGGTCCTGAAAAGGTTGCCAAGCTTGTTAAACGTACGCATTCCATAAGAATGGCGCTTGACATCAGTGGTCATTCGGCGATGCGCATTCTGCCTGTACTAGCCGTCG is part of the Dyella thiooxydans genome and harbors:
- a CDS encoding ABC transporter ATP-binding protein, whose amino-acid sequence is MGGGRHQPPPAPKSLRERFAALRNVPAFLHSIWTTSRWMTLTSVLLRLVRALLPVITLYVGKLIVDEVVHQVRLGGFPGDLTTALHDGRFDHLATLLALEFALAVLADLLGRVVAMVDSLLGERYADLTSIRLMEHAASLDLEDFEDADLQDQLDRARRQIAGRSSLLSQLLQQAQDAITLVSFAVGLAVYAPWLIVLLAVALVPAFLGEFHFNAQSYAVNYQWTPERRELDYLRMVGASASNAKEVKSFGLNRFLIDRYRVLSQSIYLANRRIALRRASWGGLFTTLGTMGYYAAYAFIAWRTVTGAFSIGDLTFLSTSFRRLRTLLETLLTGFSQVAGQALYLDDLFSFFRIQPEILSPPNPRPFPRPLREGFVFEDVGFRYPDAERWAVRHLSFTLRAGEVLALVGENGAGKTTLVKLLSRLYDPDEGRILLDGHLLAEYDLEDLRLNIGVIFQDFVRYYFNASDNIAVGRIEAREDEPRISDAAQRSLADQVIGKLPKGYAQMLGKLFKGGVDLSGGEWQKVAIARAYMRDAPLLILDEPTAALDARSEYEVFQRFKELSHGKTAVIISHRFSTVRMADRIIVLEGGRVAESGSHDELVAAGGHYAELFELQAAGYR
- a CDS encoding methyl-accepting chemotaxis protein produces the protein MRTWLVPLKTRIESLATEFAGRFPGDFALDGGKTIAVGGRDTPVLRSGGKPLNLDFSLPDGFTADRGATATVFVRSGDDFVRIATSVKKKDGTRAVGTLLDRSHPAWARLLAGTSFTGYATIFGTQFMTRYDPVSDAGGEVIGARYVGLDVSRMRSLGMPWRVALATAACNLAIWLVLWWWLPSGHTSKVLLLALLSCGLVPALAGWLVQRNVSRPMVECREAAGKIAAGDLSAQVAVDRRDDVGQLLQAINGISVGLADVVTQVRQASDSIHTASGQIAGGTADLSHRTQDQAASLEETAAAMEQLTATVRQNADHAREADALVASAAQQAKEGGALVEQAVASMGDIKTSSERIGDIAGLIDGIAFQTNILALNAAVEAARAGEHGKGFAVVAAEVRELAQRAAAAAREIKGLIQSAVATVDTGADLVDRAGESTRRIAQAIQKSAGLMSEIAAASEEQSKGIAEVGSAVTQMDEATQSNAALVEQSEAASHSLQEQAERLRQAVSVFRTADQVSRAP
- a CDS encoding peptidylprolyl isomerase yields the protein MPTFHPTALALALAACLLASLPALADQAKPKPSLTPKEILAASKPAEWRTPDPDNLLVMTLAGGHRVLIELAPDFTPLHAANIRTLAHEHYFDGLAIIRVQDNFVTQWGDPYDDDNADRSKMKPLGTAKKTLPPEFTRPLDPKLAFTRLPDGDVYAPEVGFSGGFPVARDPASKEEWITHCYGTVGVARDVGPTTGNGNSLYAIIGQAPRGLDRNLAVAGRVIDGMEYLSALPRGTGPLGFYEKAEQRTPIVSVRLAADLPPAERPKVEVLRTDSASFARLVEAKRNRRDAFYTRPAGKIDLCSISVPTRDPAEAK
- a CDS encoding GNAT family N-acetyltransferase is translated as MEAIRIRTATLADAPTAFAIRREAILTQCAGYYPEQDLAIWTSGEMSELFALRVADAFHVAEIDGGVVGTGMIDLASGKIDAIFVRPDWMGRGVGRALMSHLECLAQAAGLTSIHLDATLNAAPFYRRLGFAGEATSTYRSSLGVTLACIPMTKPLAPP
- a CDS encoding uracil-DNA glycosylase; this encodes MDAPKSLANELERSARSAMLSKSHMAALAGFVKLIRDAKGPFYKVPDFDPLDGGESAQVMFLLEAPGPKAVASGFISRNNPDETAKNFYLLNQEAGIDRRRTIIWNAVPWYIGSGTKIRPAKRDDVHEADAWLKELLKTLHLLRIVVLVGKKALYTRNVIQDVRPDIELMVMPHPSPMFINRYPGNRDRVLKHLQSVADRLAYFDDQ